The genomic region AACATGGGTAGCTTCGTGAACCGTATTTCCGGCAATTTCGTCGTAAATTCCGATACTTACTATTCGACGAACAACAAGGTGACGTTCTTCGTCGAATGGGTCAACGCGCCCAAGGGCGGAGTACGGTCGAAACAGGGCAGGGCTGTCGGCACTGGCGCCTATATCTACAAGGCCGAACTGGATTGCAAGTTCCTGCCCAACCCCAACCTCGACCAGGAAACAAAGGAACGTTTCGATTCCTCTGATTCCTACGAAAAGACGGAAACATTCGGAATCAGACGTTCGAAGTAAAACTTAGGGCAAAATTCTCAGTCCCGCTGAAAGCGGGACTTTTCTTTTCAGGATTTTTTTATATAAGTTTCTAGAAGATATGCAAGAGATTCTGTATTCCAATTCGCCTATCTCGACGGCCCTTTCTGCGTGGGCTCTTCTGCTCACGTTTTTGCTTCCCTATATTCTGGGGAAAAAGACCGGGATAAGGCAGTTTCCAAAAGCCATCTACCAGCTGATGCTCATCTGCATCTACTGGAACACGCTGAGCCTTGTCGGAAACCTGTTCTTCAGCGGTCCCGATTTCGGGAACTCGGCAAAAATCATTTTCGGCCTGCAGGCGCTCGCTTGGATCCAGACCGGTAACGCCATCTACCACATCGCCGAACACGCGCTCCATTTCAGGCGTTTGAACTTCTGGAGGCTGCTGAATGCCATCAGCGTTCTCAACGTCTTTGCCGTCACGCTCATATTCTGTGTGAAGGAAACCATAATTACCGAATTCCAGGTATTCGGCTACATGCCCTTCCAGGACCACCCCTTCTTCAAGATTTATTCCATACTGTTCCTCATCTATGTGTTCCCCGAGCTTCTCCTCACCATATACAAGCTTTTGAGCATGACGTTGCAGACCGGAGACAAGGATGCCGCGCAGATAAACCTCTACATGGCAGGGACCTTCATCTTCTTTACCATGCTGGCGTTCCTCTTCGACTTCATCATACCGATTTCCAGCGACTTCAACATCAACGGAAGGCACCCCATATTCCTGCAATGGCACCAATACGCCACGATATTCCTCGCCATTCTGTGCGGGCAGTATTTCACCTCGATTTCGTTCAAGAATAAAGGTTCCCACTGGCTCATGAAGAGCCTGTTCAACCAGCTGAGCGACTGCGTGTTCACGTTCCAGTCCGACGGCAAGATCAGCATGAGCAACCCCGCCGCGCAGCTCCTGTTCCGCAAGTCGGGTAGCGAAATGAAAATGCACCACATCCGCGATTTTATTCCGAACCTGAAATTCGAAAACGAAATCCTCATGGAAAACATGAAGGTGCAAATCAACGACGAGCTGCATTCCTTCTGCGTATCGCTGTTCAAGTACCGCACCACGCTCACCACGTACATGTGGCTCCTGCTCCTGAGCGACCAGACGAACTCGCTGTTCTACCAGCAACGCATCAAGACGCTCAACCGCCAGTTCGCCGACTACAAGAAGGACCTCATCCGCTACCAAGACCGCCTCGACAACTCCGAAAAGAAATTCAAGGAACAGAGCAACTTTAGTTCGACGCTCATCAACGCGCTCCCGTTCCAGTTCTGGTCCAAGAACGAACAGGGCGTGTACACGACGCAGAACATCATGGACATCAAAAACCGCGGAAACCTCATTCAGACGACGGACAATTCCGAGTCCATCACGGACCGCGAAAAGCAGGCGCGCAACAGCGGCGTTTCGAACATCTGCACCACCTACGAAAACGACCGTCACGAAAAGATTTCCGAAGACGAAGCCAACAACCTCATCTTCAACAACAAGACCGTATTCATTTACAACGAGCAGTTCATCCCTATTATCGCGGAAAAGAAGCCGTACAAGATCATCGGGCTGAAGCAGGACATCACCGAGCAGAAGCGCCTCGAAAGGGAACGCGACCTCCTGAGCGAACAGAAGCGCATCCATTCGCGCCTCGAAGACCTGGGAACGATGCTCGGCGGTTTCGCTCACGACTACAAGAACAGTATCGGGGCGCAAATCGGATTCTGCGAACTTGCGCAGGAAACCCTCCAGAGCGTTCCGACCGACGACATTCCCGAAAAGAAGGCGAAGACCATCGCGAGAGCGGCCGACCTCATCAGCGAAGCGAACAAGGCCGCGAACAAGGCGAAGGATTCCGTGAACCAGCTCTTGAGCGCCATCCGAAACGAAGCCTCCATAGCCCCGAAGCCGATGGTGTTCTCTCCGTTCCTGATTATCGAGGATGTCGTGAAGAAGGTGCAGCTAACGCTCCCCTCGAACATCCACATCTCGACCGAAGAAATCGACAAGGACCTGAAGATAAAGTGCCTACCGGCGGCCCTGGACAGGATTTTGAGCAACCTCGCGAACAACGCCATATTCGCCATGAAGGAAACCGGCGGTACGCTTACGTTCAAGCTCGAGCGCACCGAACTGGAAAAGAAGCTCGTCCTCCCCTTCTCCGAGACCATCGAACCGGGAGTTTATGCGAAATTCACCATCGCCGACACGGGTACCGGAATCGACTCGGGAACCCTGGAACGCATTTTCTCGCCGTTTTTCACCACAAAAGCGCCCGGAGAAGGGCTTGGTTTGGGCCTGACATCGGCCCTAAGGCTGCTAAAAGACAGTAATGCGCATTTCACCGTGCACACAACCCTCGGTGAAGGCACTCAATTTAATCTATATTGGGATTTAGCAACCGAAAAAACGGAGGATGCATAATGGCCACTATCTTGATTATTGATGACGACGAACAGTTCAACTTGATGATGAAGACCGCCCTTGAAGTCAAGGGTTACGAAGTGGAAACGGCAAGCAACGGCAGAGAGGCAAAGGCCCTCTACCAGAACAAGAAGTACGATGTCATCGTTACCGACATCATCATGCCGGACGTGGATGGCTATGAAGTCATTTTGGACCTTCGCCGCATGGGTATGAGCGACAGGACCATCGCCGTGAGTGCAGGCGGCCGTACCGCAGCGGACGACTACCTGTTGACGGCAAAGCACTTCGATGTGGCTGTCACGTTCAACAAGCCCATCGATATCCAGCAGTTCCGCGAAAAGGTTGATGAAATCATCAAGAACCATCAGTAATTCATGCCGATGAACATACTGATTGCTGATTCCGACAAGGACTTTATCAGCGACATTCGACGTTCCTGGGCCTTGGACGATACGGAGCTCTCGCTCTGTAACGACAAGGACAAATTGATGCCCCTGGTAAAAAACAGTTCGATAGACCTCGCTTTTATCGAAGTTCCGTTTCTTACCTTCGACAACATGGATCTTGTCAGTTTTTTAAAAGAAAAAGACCCGAACATCGAGATTTTCATCCTTTGCGACAATA from Fibrobacter sp. harbors:
- a CDS encoding ATP-binding protein, translating into MQEILYSNSPISTALSAWALLLTFLLPYILGKKTGIRQFPKAIYQLMLICIYWNTLSLVGNLFFSGPDFGNSAKIIFGLQALAWIQTGNAIYHIAEHALHFRRLNFWRLLNAISVLNVFAVTLIFCVKETIITEFQVFGYMPFQDHPFFKIYSILFLIYVFPELLLTIYKLLSMTLQTGDKDAAQINLYMAGTFIFFTMLAFLFDFIIPISSDFNINGRHPIFLQWHQYATIFLAILCGQYFTSISFKNKGSHWLMKSLFNQLSDCVFTFQSDGKISMSNPAAQLLFRKSGSEMKMHHIRDFIPNLKFENEILMENMKVQINDELHSFCVSLFKYRTTLTTYMWLLLLSDQTNSLFYQQRIKTLNRQFADYKKDLIRYQDRLDNSEKKFKEQSNFSSTLINALPFQFWSKNEQGVYTTQNIMDIKNRGNLIQTTDNSESITDREKQARNSGVSNICTTYENDRHEKISEDEANNLIFNNKTVFIYNEQFIPIIAEKKPYKIIGLKQDITEQKRLERERDLLSEQKRIHSRLEDLGTMLGGFAHDYKNSIGAQIGFCELAQETLQSVPTDDIPEKKAKTIARAADLISEANKAANKAKDSVNQLLSAIRNEASIAPKPMVFSPFLIIEDVVKKVQLTLPSNIHISTEEIDKDLKIKCLPAALDRILSNLANNAIFAMKETGGTLTFKLERTELEKKLVLPFSETIEPGVYAKFTIADTGTGIDSGTLERIFSPFFTTKAPGEGLGLGLTSALRLLKDSNAHFTVHTTLGEGTQFNLYWDLATEKTEDA
- a CDS encoding response regulator — its product is MATILIIDDDEQFNLMMKTALEVKGYEVETASNGREAKALYQNKKYDVIVTDIIMPDVDGYEVILDLRRMGMSDRTIAVSAGGRTAADDYLLTAKHFDVAVTFNKPIDIQQFREKVDEIIKNHQ